The following are encoded together in the Clostridium sp. BJN0013 genome:
- a CDS encoding GerAB/ArcD/ProY family transporter — translation MNKLESNNITPGEFTCLLIGSMIGIGILSLPNDLVNVAKQDSWISVAIGAVYPLYMVIVASFLWKKHPHQNILFLSKKYLGKYLGNILNFIFLLYFVLFTTSVASGVSLILETLISNFLSTLKILLIIFFLAAYTSMKGLKLLGRLNQLMFLYTIFLSFILAVALLRGTYLNICPILGSGILNTIKASKNSAFAYGGIEVLFLIYPYVIDKKKIMKSSLLSVIITALIYSWVTFITIYYLGIDIVPKIEWSVNSVTKTLEIPVINNFRFIFTILWATIIYKTISNHYFITAFILRDFFKKVPIKKIIYALYPLMLYLSLRYKNSADRINFLNYIIPKYTLFNMVYVTLITLIIYLKKDNLHEK, via the coding sequence ATGAATAAATTAGAAAGTAATAATATAACTCCAGGAGAGTTCACTTGTTTACTTATTGGCTCAATGATTGGTATAGGAATATTATCACTGCCTAATGATCTAGTTAATGTGGCAAAACAAGATTCATGGATATCTGTAGCTATTGGTGCTGTATATCCGTTATATATGGTTATAGTTGCTTCATTCTTATGGAAAAAGCATCCACATCAAAACATTTTATTCTTAAGCAAAAAATATTTGGGAAAATATTTGGGGAATATCTTGAATTTTATTTTTTTATTATATTTTGTTTTATTCACCACTTCTGTGGCCTCTGGAGTATCCCTAATATTAGAAACTTTAATATCTAATTTTTTAAGTACCTTAAAAATATTACTGATAATATTTTTTTTAGCTGCATATACCTCCATGAAAGGATTGAAACTTTTAGGAAGGCTAAACCAATTAATGTTCTTATATACTATATTTCTTTCTTTTATTTTAGCTGTAGCACTTCTTAGAGGAACTTATTTGAATATATGTCCTATACTGGGTTCAGGAATTCTAAATACTATAAAAGCCAGTAAAAATTCAGCTTTTGCCTATGGAGGAATTGAAGTATTATTTTTAATTTATCCCTATGTCATCGATAAGAAAAAGATTATGAAATCATCATTATTAAGTGTTATTATAACAGCCTTAATTTATTCCTGGGTTACATTTATCACCATTTATTATTTAGGCATAGATATTGTACCAAAAATCGAATGGTCTGTGAATTCAGTAACAAAAACTTTAGAAATACCAGTAATTAATAACTTTAGATTTATATTTACAATTTTATGGGCAACTATTATTTACAAGACAATATCCAATCACTATTTTATAACAGCTTTCATTTTGAGAGATTTTTTTAAAAAAGTACCTATTAAAAAAATTATTTATGCACTCTATCCCCTAATGCTTTATCTATCTCTTAGATATAAAAATTCTGCAGATAGAATAAATT